The nucleotide window CACGCGCTGGCGGTGGCGCGGCGCGAGCGCCTGTTGCGGCGCCAGCGCCGGCACCAGCGGCAGGACCACATGGAACGTGGTGCCTTCGCCGGGCGTGCTTTCGGCCCAGATGCGTCCGCCCATCAGCTCGACCAGCTGCTTGCTGATGGTGGTGCCCAGGCCGGTACCGCCGAAACGGCGCGTCATCGAGGCATCGGCCTGCGTGAAGGGATCGAAGATCGCGGCCAGGCGGTCCGGCGCGATGCCGATGCCGGTATCCTTCACGGCGATGCGCAGCTTGTCGCCTTCCTGCGCCGCGGACAGCGTCACGCCGCCGGCGGCGGTGAACTTGATCGCGTTGTCCAGCAGGTTGGTCAGCACCTGGCGCATGCGCAGCTCATCGCCGTGCAGCCAGGGCGAGAGCTCCGGCGCGAAGGCGATGTTCAGCGCCAGCCCCTTGGCACGGGCCGTCGTGTTATAGGTCGACGACAGTTCGTCGATCAGCGCCAGCAGGTTGAAGTCGGCCAGTTCCAGTTCCACCGCGCCTTTTTCCAGCTTGGCGGTATCGAGGATCTCGTTCAACAGGCGCAGCAGCGCGCGGCCGGCATTGCGCACCGTGTCCAGGTGGCCGCGCTGTTCCGGCTTCAGCTCGGTATCGAGCAGCACGTCGGTAAAGCCCAGGATCGAATTCATCGGCGTGCGGATCTCATGGCTCATGTTGGCCACGAAGGTGGCGCGGGCCGCCGCGGCCTGCTCGGCCTTTTCCTTGGCCTGCCGCAGGTCTTCTTCCATCTGGCGCCGTTCGGTGGTGTCGAGCACCACGCCATCGAGCCAGCATGGCGTGCCGTCGTCGTTGCGCACCAGCGCACCGTGCGCCCATACCCAGCGCCAGCTGCCGTCCGCGTGCCGGATACGGTGTTCGACCGTGAACGGCAGCCCGTTCGATGCGCACAGGTTGAAGATGCCCAGCACGCGCGCCTTGTCGGCTGGCGAAATCAGTTCGGCGAAGGTGCGGGTCTTGTCCGGCCCGATGAAATCCGACACCGGGTAGCCGCTGACCCATTCCACGCCGTCGCTGATGAATTCCAGCGGGTAGCCCGCTTCCACCCGGCAGCGGAACGAGATACCCGGGATGTTGCCGATCAGGGAACGGAACTGCCGTTCGCTGTCGCGCAGCGCCTGCATGATGGCGCGCCGCTCGCTGATATCGGTAACGAACAGCACATACAGGTTCCGGTTGATCAGCTTCGCATGGCCCAGCGCCTTGCGGATCGGCACTTCGGAGCCATCCTTGCGGCGGGCCATCACTTCCTCGCCGGTACGCTCGGGGCGCATGTCGCCGCTGCGGATACGGTGCAGCAGGCCGTCCCGTTCGGACGCTTCCGGATCCGCCATCAGCATGCTGGCGGACTGTCCCACGATCTCGTCGCGGCGCCAGCCGAAGATGCGCTCGGCCGATGCATTGAATTCGCGGATGATGCCCTGCTGGTCAATGGTCACGACGCCATCGACGGTCGTCGTCAGCAGCGCGTGCATCGAGCTTTCGCTCTGCAGCAGGCTCAGATACATCTGGCGGTAGCGCAGCAGGCCCTGCACGGCCATCACCGCCAGCGTGAACAGCACCGTGATCACGCTGACGGAGAGGGCCATCTCGTCGGTGTCGTCCGGCAGCGCGACGGCGGGCGGCGTACCGATGAAGCGCGCCGCCGCCATGCCGGTGTAGTGCATGCCGGCGATCGCGCAGCCCATCACGACGGCGCTGATGCCCAGCCGCTGGCGCGACGACAGTTGCCGGGCGCGCACGCGCAAGCCGAAGCGCACGCCCAGCGCGACCGTTGCCAGCACCACCGCGACCACGATCGACAGGGCGAACATCCACGGGTCGTAGCGCAGCGTCAGCGCCGTTTGCATGGCCGCCATGCCGCTGTAGTGCATGGCGCCGATACCTGCGCCCACCAGCACGCCGCCCAGCAGCAGCGTGCCGCGCGTGAGGCGGTCGCGCCGGGTGATCGACAGGGCCACCGCCGACGCGGCCATGCCCGGCAGCAGCGACAGACCGGTCAGCAGCGGCTCGTACCGGGTACCGGTGCAGACGTCGAACGCCAGCATGCCGATGAAGTGCATGGCCCAGATGCCGGCGCCGAGCGCCAGGCTGCCGGACAGCAGGGCGGCGGTGCGCAGGCCCTTGGTCTGCGTGGCGCCCTGGTGGCCGGCAATGTACAGGCCCATCCAGGAAGCGAAGATCGCGATCAGGACCGACAGCGCGACCAGCCGTGCGTCGTAGATGCCGTATTGCAGCAGCGACGGGTCGGCCGACGGCGAGAACAGAGTGATCAGCGCGGATAGATTCATGGTGGCAGGCAAACTGGAAGTTTCCGTACAGTAGCACAATTTCCCCTTGGAAATTAAGGACTTGCGCGGGTCAGATGCGGTTCCAGCGCGCCGCGCCGGGGAGTGATGTTGCGTGGTGGCGACAGCGTTGCCTTGCTTTTATCGCGACCCGTGTTTTATTGTTACCGGTTCGCTTGCAAATAAGTAATGACCAGCCGGCGCATTCCGGAAGCCGCAGGGTTCGGTCCCAGCCGTCGATGGGTACCAGGCCAGACGGCAAACCGGGTGGCAAGCATGACGAAAGTGGTCAGGCCAATGAGTGAAAATGCGGGGATTTTTGCTTGCTTAACGTCTTGTTAGGTTGTACGATGACATACAACTAAGGCCCCGCGCCTGGTGCTGCTGATCTCGCTGGAGACCGAGAGAGATCAAACGATAACCTACACAAGTGATCCCTATGAAGCTGAACGAGCCCGTAAGCCAGCAAGGCGCTGGCCAGCGCGCCGCCGCACCCGCCGGTAAATACCGTTGGACGATCTGCGCGCTGCTGTTCTTTGCCACCACCGTCAACTATCTTGACCGCCAGGTACTCTCCCTGCTGGCGCCGCAGCTCTCGAAGGAATTCAACTGGTCCAACTCGGACTACGCCAATATCACCGCCGCTTTCCAGTTCGTCTACGCGCTGTCGATGGTGTTCGCCGGCCCGATCGTGGACAAGCTCGGCACCAAGAAAGCCTACCTGTGGGCGATCGCCATCTGGTCCGGCGGCGCCATCCTGCATGCCTACTCGGTACCGATGGGCAATGCGGTCGGCACCGCGATGGGTGCGCTGGGCATGGTGGCCGCACCGGCTTCCATCGTCGGCTTCATCATCTCGCGCGCCGTGCTGGCGGTCGGCGAGGCCGGCAACTTCCCGGCCGCGATCAAGGCCACCGCTGAATTCTTCCCGAAAAAGGAACGGGCCTTCGCGACCGGCATCTTCAACTCCGGCGCCAACGTGGGTGCGATCCTGGCGCCGCTGACGGTGCCGCCGATCGCCATCTACTGGGGCTGGCAGGCGGCGTTCATCGCCATCGGCGCCATCGGATTCGTCTGGATGATCTTCTGGCACCTGATGTTCGACTCGCCGGAGAAGAAACTGTCGGCCGACGAACTGGCCTATGTGCGCAGCGATTCCGGTACCGGCGCCACCGCGGCGGCACCAGTCGGTGCCAAGAAGGTGCCCTGGACCAAGCTGCTGACGTATCGCCAGACCTGGGCGTTCGCCGGCGGCAAGTTCCTGACCGACGGCATCTGGTGGTTCTTCCTGTTCTGGCTGCCGAAATACCTGGCCGCCGAATACCAGATGGGTCCTGGCGACATCGTGGTCCCGCTGGCCGTGCTGTACAGCATGACGATGTTCGGCAGTATCGGCGGCGGTTATTTCCCCGCCTACTTCATGAACCGCGGCTATTCGCCGTATGACGGCCGCATGAAGGCGATGCTGGTGATCGCGCTGTTCCCGCTGGTGGTACTGGCCGCGCAGCCGCTGGGCTCGATCAGCTTCTGGGTTCCCGTCATCCTGATCGGCATCGGCGCCTCGGCGCACCAGGCCTGGTCGGCCAACCTGTTCACCACCGTGTCCGACATGTTCCCGCAGCGTACCGTGGCTTCCGTGGTGGGCATCGGCGGCATGGCCGGCGGCCTGGGCGGCGTGGCCGTGTCCAAGCTGGGCGGCTGGCTGTTCGACTACTACGGCGCGCAGGGCAGCCTGTCCACCGGCTACATGATCATGTTCACGCTGTGCGCGGTGGCTTACCTGCTGGCCTGGTTCCTGATGAAGGCGCTGGTGCCGCACCACAAGGAAATCACCGACCTGTAACAAGGGACCCATGATCCGTCCATCCATCACGATGGCCGCACTGGCGCTGGCATGGGCCGGCGCCGCGGCAGGCGAAGGCCGACCCGCCACGCCCTCCGGTGTCCAGGTGCGGCCCTTCGGTACGCTGGCCACCGGCCAGGCCATCGAACAGGTCACGCTGACCAACGGGCGCGGCATGACGCTGTCGACCATCGACTACGGTGCCACGATCACCGGCGCCACGGTGGCCGACCGCACCGGCCGCCGCGCCAACGTGATCCTCGACCAGCCCGACCTCGCCACCTACGAGCGCTCGAAAACCAAGCATGCGGCCGTCATCGGCCGCTATGCCGGCCGCATCGCCAATGCCCGCTATACGCTCGATGGCAAGACCGTCGAACTGATCCCGAACGCCCGCGGCATGACCATCCACGGCGGCCCCGACGGCTACGAGAAGCGGGTCTGGAAACGGCGCGATTTCGCCGACCAGGACTCGCTCGGTTCCGTCTACACGCTGGTCAGCCCGGACGGCGACCAGCGCTTCCCCGGCACGCTGACGATCGACGTCACTTACCGGCTGCAGCGGGCGAGCGACGAATTCTCGATCGAGTACGCGGCGCGCACCGACAAGCCTACCGTCCTCAACCTCACCAACCACGGCTATTTCAACCTGGCCGGCGCCGGCAGCGGCGGCTTGCAGACGCACCGTTTCTGCATCGCCGCGCAGCGCTACGCGGTGACGGACGACCAGCGGCTGCCGAGCGGCGAACTGGCGCCGGTGGCCGGCACCCCGCTGGACCTGCGGCGGCCCACCGACATCACACCCTTGCTGGCGCAGCCCGCCGGCACGCTGGCACCGCCGCGCGGCTTCGATCACAGCTATGTGTTCGACCATCCGGCCGGCACGCTGGCGCGGGTCGCCGTGATCGACGAGACGGCCAGCGGGCGGCGCCTGGAAATCCTCACCACCGAGCCCTCCGCCCAGTTCTATACGGGCAATGGCTTCAACGGCACGGAGCGGGGCAGCAGCGGCCGTCCCTACCGCCAGCATGACGGTTTCGCCTTCGAGACCCAGCACCTGCCCGACAGCCCGAACCATCCGTCGTTCCCGAGCACGGCGCTGTACCCGGGGCAGGAATTCAAGTCGGTGACGACGTTCCGCTTCTCGGCAGTCGCGGCGGGCGCCGCGCCCGGCGCCTGCATGCCGGCCAGCAGCCAATGATGTGCCGGCATCGGCCACGATTTCCGGATGATGCATCCGGAAATCGTGGCCGATGCCGCCTTTCCGCCGACCGGGAGTACTGCCGTGCGCTGGAACGCGTTATCATGCGAACGAAGTTAAACGTTTTACAAGCGCATTTCCGCCGATTGCTTTCCTGCCGGGCGCCGGGTTAAGATCGCCGGCACCCCTGGCGACCCCATCATGAAAAAACCCATCCCGACCATTCGCGACGTGGCTGCCGCCGCCGGCGTTTCAACCGCCACCATTTCCAAGTTCATCAACGGCACGCAGCGCTTTTCGCCGCCGGTGGAAGCCCGTATCGCCGACGTGATCGGCCAGCTGGGCTACCGCTCCAACCCGCTGGCGCAATCGATGATCACGGGGAAGACGAAAACCGTCGGGCTGTCCGTGCTGGACGTCAGCAACCCCCACTTCACCAGCATCGTCAAGGGCGCCAACCGGGTGGCGCAGGCGCACGGCTATACGGTGCTGCTGGTGGATACGGAGGAGAACCCGGACCGCGAGCGGC belongs to Pseudoduganella albidiflava and includes:
- a CDS encoding MFS transporter yields the protein MKLNEPVSQQGAGQRAAAPAGKYRWTICALLFFATTVNYLDRQVLSLLAPQLSKEFNWSNSDYANITAAFQFVYALSMVFAGPIVDKLGTKKAYLWAIAIWSGGAILHAYSVPMGNAVGTAMGALGMVAAPASIVGFIISRAVLAVGEAGNFPAAIKATAEFFPKKERAFATGIFNSGANVGAILAPLTVPPIAIYWGWQAAFIAIGAIGFVWMIFWHLMFDSPEKKLSADELAYVRSDSGTGATAAAPVGAKKVPWTKLLTYRQTWAFAGGKFLTDGIWWFFLFWLPKYLAAEYQMGPGDIVVPLAVLYSMTMFGSIGGGYFPAYFMNRGYSPYDGRMKAMLVIALFPLVVLAAQPLGSISFWVPVILIGIGASAHQAWSANLFTTVSDMFPQRTVASVVGIGGMAGGLGGVAVSKLGGWLFDYYGAQGSLSTGYMIMFTLCAVAYLLAWFLMKALVPHHKEITDL
- a CDS encoding aldose epimerase family protein codes for the protein MIRPSITMAALALAWAGAAAGEGRPATPSGVQVRPFGTLATGQAIEQVTLTNGRGMTLSTIDYGATITGATVADRTGRRANVILDQPDLATYERSKTKHAAVIGRYAGRIANARYTLDGKTVELIPNARGMTIHGGPDGYEKRVWKRRDFADQDSLGSVYTLVSPDGDQRFPGTLTIDVTYRLQRASDEFSIEYAARTDKPTVLNLTNHGYFNLAGAGSGGLQTHRFCIAAQRYAVTDDQRLPSGELAPVAGTPLDLRRPTDITPLLAQPAGTLAPPRGFDHSYVFDHPAGTLARVAVIDETASGRRLEILTTEPSAQFYTGNGFNGTERGSSGRPYRQHDGFAFETQHLPDSPNHPSFPSTALYPGQEFKSVTTFRFSAVAAGAAPGACMPASSQ
- a CDS encoding MHYT domain-containing protein, giving the protein MNLSALITLFSPSADPSLLQYGIYDARLVALSVLIAIFASWMGLYIAGHQGATQTKGLRTAALLSGSLALGAGIWAMHFIGMLAFDVCTGTRYEPLLTGLSLLPGMAASAVALSITRRDRLTRGTLLLGGVLVGAGIGAMHYSGMAAMQTALTLRYDPWMFALSIVVAVVLATVALGVRFGLRVRARQLSSRQRLGISAVVMGCAIAGMHYTGMAAARFIGTPPAVALPDDTDEMALSVSVITVLFTLAVMAVQGLLRYRQMYLSLLQSESSMHALLTTTVDGVVTIDQQGIIREFNASAERIFGWRRDEIVGQSASMLMADPEASERDGLLHRIRSGDMRPERTGEEVMARRKDGSEVPIRKALGHAKLINRNLYVLFVTDISERRAIMQALRDSERQFRSLIGNIPGISFRCRVEAGYPLEFISDGVEWVSGYPVSDFIGPDKTRTFAELISPADKARVLGIFNLCASNGLPFTVEHRIRHADGSWRWVWAHGALVRNDDGTPCWLDGVVLDTTERRQMEEDLRQAKEKAEQAAAARATFVANMSHEIRTPMNSILGFTDVLLDTELKPEQRGHLDTVRNAGRALLRLLNEILDTAKLEKGAVELELADFNLLALIDELSSTYNTTARAKGLALNIAFAPELSPWLHGDELRMRQVLTNLLDNAIKFTAAGGVTLSAAQEGDKLRIAVKDTGIGIAPDRLAAIFDPFTQADASMTRRFGGTGLGTTISKQLVELMGGRIWAESTPGEGTTFHVVLPLVPALAPQQALAPRHRQRVAYELPPLRVLAADDVAQNLELLALLMGKRGHTLTPAHDGGHAAELAARQDFDVILMDVQMPKVDGLAATRMIREEAARNGRPRVPVVAMTASVLEAHRKASTAAGMDGFASKPVDWYALSHEIARVLGLQPVCAVEPLQKASAAQVLNRAAGAQRWGGNAGQHQLALCRFDLDHALSARQLAALQETGDSAGLQAQAHRVRGVAANLGLEQLAATLAGIEKAAAAGRDELATSMPPLLARYAEELGQALEAVRTQACPDPEAPSCVAAPTGVAAPFDAAAVRAAAEALQRSLARGALDDAALASLSQAMHGHVPPAMLAPLQMAIDDFDFTLAETRLATMLETVLGTDMETTP